Proteins encoded together in one Microbacterium sp. ABRD28 window:
- a CDS encoding UvrD-helicase domain-containing protein, with amino-acid sequence MTDVSPAARPAASVPLIVDGDPGPRPGSGARVDEDLLAGLNPEQREAVTYRGQALLIVAGAGSGKTSVLTRRIASLLRNKEAWPSQILAITFTNKAAGEMRERVHQLVGDRSQGMWISTFHSACVRILRREAEQFGFTKSFTIYDSGDSRALVKRLVKEHEADAYGLTPSAVQGKISKLKNELADAESYARSANMNDPAERVFCDVFAAYQRELQRANAFDFDDLIAQTVYLFRAFPQVADVYRRRFRHILVDEYQDTNHSQYALIHELTRAPGSDGGPIASSGGMMIFDAPATEEAASLTVVGDSDQSIYAFRGADIRNISEFERDFPGAKVVLLEQNYRSTQNILSAANAVISHNFDRKDKRLWTDVGAGEKIVGFTGYSQHDEAQFVADEIEVLHKGGVPYDQMAVFYRTNSQSRALEEIFIRAAVPYKIMGGTKFYERAEIKDALAYLVAVANPADEMAMRRIINRPRRGIGDVTIETISRYAADEQITFRDALGNASALGVGPKIQAAIAHLDAVLAEASDLMLPASGELPPPTAVADGLQLLLSKSGYLDALRASRDPQDEARVENLDELVAVAREFARNNPEGTIVDFLTEVALVSDADDLEDASGSVSLMTMHTAKGLEYDAVFLTGVEEDLIPHRISAGEPGGPQEERRLFYVGVTRARKRLYLTLAMTRAQFGEVSVAMPSRFLQEIPSDLLDWRQSPGDVNSRGGTQSRALNARRGSAGSGFGASGSGRRYGDDLVPKSTSLEKFANRIPAKVRDNGDMELAPGDRIRHDDFGEGRIDAITGEGAKRVAHVRFEKVGMKKLLVKIAPIAKL; translated from the coding sequence TCACGCGGCGCATCGCGTCGCTGCTGCGCAACAAAGAGGCGTGGCCGAGCCAGATCCTCGCGATCACGTTCACCAACAAGGCCGCAGGAGAGATGCGCGAGCGCGTGCACCAGCTCGTGGGCGACCGGTCGCAGGGCATGTGGATCTCGACGTTCCACTCGGCCTGCGTGCGCATCCTGCGGCGTGAAGCCGAGCAGTTCGGATTCACCAAGTCGTTCACGATCTACGACTCCGGCGACTCGCGCGCGCTGGTCAAGCGACTGGTGAAAGAGCATGAAGCGGATGCCTACGGACTGACCCCGTCGGCGGTGCAGGGGAAGATCTCCAAGCTCAAGAACGAGCTCGCCGATGCGGAGTCGTACGCCCGGTCGGCGAACATGAACGACCCGGCCGAGCGCGTCTTCTGCGACGTATTCGCGGCGTACCAGCGAGAGCTGCAGCGCGCGAACGCATTCGACTTCGACGACCTCATCGCCCAGACGGTGTACCTGTTCCGGGCGTTCCCGCAGGTGGCGGATGTGTATCGCCGGCGGTTCCGGCACATCCTCGTCGACGAGTACCAGGACACCAACCACTCGCAGTACGCGCTGATCCACGAGCTGACGCGGGCGCCGGGATCCGACGGTGGCCCGATCGCTTCGTCGGGCGGAATGATGATCTTCGACGCGCCGGCGACCGAAGAAGCCGCGTCGCTGACGGTCGTCGGCGACTCCGACCAGTCGATCTACGCGTTCCGCGGAGCGGACATCCGCAACATCAGCGAGTTCGAGCGCGATTTCCCGGGCGCGAAGGTGGTGCTCCTCGAGCAGAACTACCGGTCGACGCAGAACATCCTGTCGGCGGCGAACGCGGTGATCAGCCACAACTTCGACCGGAAAGACAAGCGGCTGTGGACCGACGTCGGCGCGGGGGAGAAGATCGTCGGGTTCACCGGCTATTCGCAGCACGACGAGGCCCAGTTCGTCGCCGACGAGATCGAGGTGCTGCACAAGGGCGGCGTGCCGTACGACCAGATGGCGGTCTTCTATCGCACCAACTCGCAGTCGCGTGCGCTGGAGGAGATCTTCATCCGTGCCGCCGTGCCGTACAAGATCATGGGCGGCACGAAGTTCTACGAGCGCGCCGAGATCAAGGACGCCCTGGCCTACCTCGTCGCCGTGGCCAACCCCGCCGATGAGATGGCGATGCGCCGCATCATCAACCGGCCGCGCCGCGGCATCGGCGACGTGACGATCGAGACGATCAGTCGCTATGCCGCCGACGAGCAGATCACCTTCCGCGACGCGCTCGGCAATGCCTCGGCGCTGGGCGTCGGACCCAAGATCCAGGCGGCGATCGCGCACCTGGATGCGGTTCTCGCCGAAGCGTCCGATCTCATGCTTCCCGCATCGGGCGAGCTGCCCCCGCCGACCGCGGTGGCCGACGGACTGCAGCTGCTGCTGTCGAAGAGCGGCTACCTCGACGCGTTGCGCGCGAGCCGTGACCCGCAGGACGAAGCGCGCGTGGAGAACCTCGACGAGCTCGTCGCTGTCGCCCGCGAGTTCGCGCGCAACAATCCGGAAGGGACGATCGTCGACTTCCTCACCGAGGTGGCGCTCGTCTCCGACGCGGATGACCTGGAAGATGCCTCGGGATCGGTGTCGCTCATGACGATGCATACCGCGAAGGGCCTCGAGTACGACGCCGTGTTCCTCACCGGGGTGGAAGAAGACCTGATCCCGCACCGGATCTCGGCCGGCGAACCGGGCGGTCCCCAGGAGGAGCGGCGGCTGTTCTACGTCGGCGTCACCCGGGCGCGCAAGCGCCTGTACCTGACCCTGGCGATGACCCGTGCGCAGTTCGGCGAGGTGTCGGTGGCGATGCCGAGCCGGTTCCTGCAGGAGATCCCGTCGGATCTGCTCGACTGGCGCCAGTCGCCGGGCGACGTGAACTCACGCGGCGGGACGCAGTCGCGGGCGCTCAATGCGCGGCGCGGCTCCGCGGGGTCGGGCTTCGGCGCGTCGGGGTCGGGCCGACGGTACGGCGACGACCTCGTGCCGAAGTCGACGTCGCTGGAGAAGTTCGCCAACCGCATCCCGGCGAAGGTGCGCGACAACGGCGATATGGAGCTCGCGCCGGGAGACCGCATCCGTCACGACGACTTCGGCGAGGGCCGCATCGACGCCATCACCGGTGAGGGCGCGAAGCGTGTCGCGCATGTGCGCTTCGAGAAGGTCGGCATGAAGAAGCTCCTGGTGAAGATCGCACCGATCGCGAAGCTGTAG
- a CDS encoding SseB family protein: MALFGRRKKTDDHRDDATPQTGTPDPEAPETDVEVADAPGLAPRKGEDSAGGGDAASAAPAAEEPVPHVNISVSTYGAPRTAPAARPVAADSSASAPATAAGTPASAARTPGPAEAPAPSQTVPGLPDNGLVIQALRALPDKPESLDLIHVARQLLQGQLFLRIKGDARQLLSEGAQLPLAVATVGDKQYVLAFSGGAALQASVASDGDQQTSAVAQPAATVLRHVVSGTYAGIIIDPSSAPARAVIPRELIERMLDQADPNALVKHLLTGPRTPATGAEIVAAMPGARLWVAVNETPDGKVGVAEARANGERLLQVFTHPLEVAAIGRGDRAAPITADRLGAALAADAALAGILVDAAGPWIRLGREDLGPILP; the protein is encoded by the coding sequence ATGGCACTCTTCGGGCGACGTAAGAAGACCGACGACCACCGCGACGACGCGACTCCGCAGACGGGAACGCCCGACCCCGAGGCGCCCGAGACGGATGTCGAGGTCGCCGATGCCCCCGGGCTCGCCCCGCGAAAGGGTGAGGACTCCGCGGGGGGCGGTGACGCCGCATCCGCTGCTCCTGCGGCCGAGGAGCCGGTTCCGCACGTGAACATCTCGGTGTCGACCTATGGCGCGCCGCGCACGGCGCCGGCTGCGCGACCGGTCGCCGCCGACTCCTCCGCGAGCGCACCGGCCACCGCCGCCGGCACACCGGCCTCGGCCGCGCGCACCCCCGGCCCCGCCGAGGCGCCCGCGCCGTCGCAGACCGTTCCGGGCCTTCCCGACAACGGCCTGGTCATCCAGGCGCTGCGCGCGCTTCCCGACAAGCCCGAGTCGCTCGACCTCATCCACGTCGCCCGTCAGCTCCTGCAGGGCCAGCTGTTCCTGCGCATCAAGGGCGACGCCCGGCAGCTGCTGTCGGAGGGCGCCCAGCTTCCGCTCGCCGTCGCGACCGTCGGCGACAAGCAGTACGTGCTGGCCTTCAGTGGCGGGGCAGCCCTGCAGGCGAGCGTCGCGTCGGACGGCGATCAGCAGACATCCGCTGTCGCGCAGCCCGCGGCCACGGTGCTCCGTCACGTGGTCTCGGGAACCTACGCCGGCATCATCATCGACCCGTCGTCGGCGCCCGCGCGCGCGGTGATCCCGCGGGAACTCATCGAGCGGATGCTCGACCAGGCCGACCCCAACGCGCTAGTGAAGCACCTGCTCACGGGCCCGCGCACGCCCGCCACCGGCGCCGAGATCGTCGCGGCGATGCCCGGAGCACGGCTCTGGGTCGCGGTCAACGAAACGCCCGACGGAAAGGTCGGCGTCGCCGAAGCCCGCGCGAACGGCGAGCGGCTGCTGCAGGTGTTCACGCACCCGCTCGAGGTCGCGGCCATCGGCCGCGGCGACAGGGCCGCCCCGATCACGGCCGACCGGCTGGGGGCCGCGCTCGCCGCCGATGCGGCGCTCGCCGGCATCCTCGTCGACGCCGCCGGTCCGTGGATCCGGCTCGGACGCGAAGACCTCGGCCCGATCCTCCCCTGA